Sequence from the Marinobacter antarcticus genome:
GCTGATACTGGAAACCTGGTGTCGGCTGCAGACAGTTTAGAGAAGCGAGAACGTAATGAGCGCATTGCTTGATGTGGACGAGTTGATGGATAGGCTGGAAACGGAGCTACGTCGCCTGCTCATACAGCGTGGTATCGAGTCGCCGGTGCTGATAGGCATTCGTACTGGCGGAGTCTGGGTGGCGGATATCCTTGGCAAACGCCTTGGTATTGAGGGGCCGTTCGGGAAGCTGGATATATCATTCTACCGGGATGACTTCAGCCGGATTGGCCTGAATCCGAAGGTCACGCCCTCGAGCCTGCCTTTGGACACCGAAGGCAGGAATATCATATTGGTCGACGACGTCATAATGAGTGGTCGCACCATACGTGCTGCGATGAACGAAATTTTCGATTACGGCCGGCCGGCCAGTATCATACTCGCCACCCTGATTGATCTCGGTGCACGCGAGCTGCCAATTCAGCCTGATGTGGCAGGGCAGTCGCTGGTGCTTGGAGCGCAGCAGCGCGTAAAACTTCGCGGCCCGGATCCGCTCCGAATCGAACTCCAGGAAGCCGGACAGTAAACTCCCGAACCCGACAGCAGGCAAACCATGACCGCAAACGCAGCTTCCCCCAACCATTTGCAGCTAACCCGGGACGGCCAGTTGCGGCATTTTCTGACTCTGGATGGTCTGGGCCGGGATCTGCTGACTGACATTCT
This genomic interval carries:
- the pyrR gene encoding bifunctional pyr operon transcriptional regulator/uracil phosphoribosyltransferase PyrR; its protein translation is MSALLDVDELMDRLETELRRLLIQRGIESPVLIGIRTGGVWVADILGKRLGIEGPFGKLDISFYRDDFSRIGLNPKVTPSSLPLDTEGRNIILVDDVIMSGRTIRAAMNEIFDYGRPASIILATLIDLGARELPIQPDVAGQSLVLGAQQRVKLRGPDPLRIELQEAGQ